From a region of the Butyrivibrio sp. AE3004 genome:
- a CDS encoding site-specific integrase: MAKSDTKRDFRGRPLRKGELQRKSDLRYQYTYTDPYGNRKYIYSKDLMELRRKEDELKRDQLDGLDIYAAGRATIDFTFNRYMSTRSDLKGSTQANYWYTYDRYIKDNLGSKRVVDLKHSDILQFYYFLMKERNLSYNTLESVHGIIHPIFDLAVMDDIIRRNPSDKIMGKIAKREGVEIVPKKALTVEEQRAFKEYVANSPIYYHWWPIFTVLFGTGMRIGECIGLRWEDIDLEKRRISVNHSLSYYTDRKTGECRLRVSTPKTKAGIRTIPMMSSVKDAFEVEKELQLDGNGLNATVIDGMSGFIFQNRDGGCLTAADINRAIKRIYTDHNAEEILKAKKEKREPIIIPHFTCHICRHTFATRLCEVEDNPKVIQSIMGHKSVVTTFDVYADSSDRRNEVSFNKLVDRWNDAF, encoded by the coding sequence ATGGCTAAATCTGACACAAAGAGAGACTTTAGAGGTCGGCCTCTGAGAAAAGGAGAGCTGCAACGCAAATCTGACCTGCGATATCAGTACACCTACACAGATCCTTATGGTAATAGGAAATACATATATTCCAAAGATCTGATGGAACTGAGGCGCAAGGAGGATGAACTAAAGAGAGACCAGCTAGACGGGTTAGACATCTATGCTGCTGGAAGAGCTACTATCGATTTTACTTTTAACAGGTACATGTCAACGAGAAGTGATCTCAAGGGTTCAACACAGGCCAATTACTGGTATACGTATGATCGCTATATCAAGGATAACCTCGGATCCAAGAGAGTTGTTGACCTGAAACACTCAGACATTCTCCAGTTTTATTATTTCCTTATGAAGGAGAGAAATCTTTCGTATAACACACTGGAATCAGTGCATGGTATCATTCATCCGATTTTCGATCTTGCGGTGATGGATGATATAATAAGAAGGAATCCTTCCGATAAGATCATGGGTAAGATTGCAAAAAGAGAAGGAGTGGAGATTGTACCCAAAAAAGCTCTGACAGTTGAAGAGCAGAGAGCATTTAAGGAGTACGTTGCAAACAGTCCTATATACTATCATTGGTGGCCAATCTTCACGGTGCTTTTTGGTACCGGAATGAGAATCGGCGAATGCATCGGCCTAAGATGGGAAGACATTGATCTTGAGAAGAGAAGAATCAGCGTTAATCACAGTCTTTCATATTATACTGACAGGAAGACAGGTGAGTGCAGACTGAGAGTATCGACTCCCAAGACCAAGGCGGGTATCAGAACTATTCCGATGATGAGCTCTGTCAAGGATGCTTTCGAGGTCGAAAAAGAGTTACAGCTGGATGGCAATGGTCTCAACGCTACTGTGATAGATGGAATGAGTGGTTTCATCTTCCAGAACAGAGACGGAGGCTGCCTTACTGCAGCAGATATCAATCGGGCGATCAAGAGAATTTACACGGATCACAACGCAGAGGAAATTCTTAAGGCAAAGAAAGAAAAGAGAGAACCGATAATCATCCCTCATTTCACATGTCATATCTGCAGACATACTTTTGCTACAAGACTCTGTGAAGTTGAGGACAACCCCAAAGTAATCCAGT